The Salminus brasiliensis chromosome 3, fSalBra1.hap2, whole genome shotgun sequence genome contains a region encoding:
- the hgh1 gene encoding protein HGH1 homolog isoform X2: MLSDSEAKELLSFLRPETRADVKGQATEYILGLTGNRDGCHYLRTKPDFLKALLTLTADPSIAIVKDCYHALINLSADETLHKPLVKETTILPTLFHNLLEPEYMFADRVCTVLTNLSRHEATCKEVFRTLQEQEISLAKIVEILCTEGFNKTASLHYLGPLLSNLTQLPEARQFILDKERCVIQRLLPFTQYEASVTRRGGVVGTLRNCCFDHAHHEWLLSDAVDILPFLLLPLAGPEELSEEENEGLPVDLQYLPEDKTREEDPDIRKMLIETLLLLTATKTGRQIMKERNVYPIMREFHKWEKEPQVISACEKLVQVLIGDEPEAGMENLMEVDIPEDVEQKLKDMDAKEQEQIEKEKQELLKQEKHLSTSPEGLER, from the exons ATGCTGAGCGACAGTGAAGCTAAAGAGCTGCTGTCCTTCCTCCGGCCAGAAACCAGGGCAGATGTTAAGGGCCAGGCAACAGAGTACATCCTCGGCCTGACGGGCAACAGAGATGGCTGCCATTACCTCAGGACCAAACCCGACTTCCTCAAGGCTCTGCTCACTCTGACGGCAGACCCTTCCATCGCCATCGTCAAGGACTGTTACCATGCGCTGATCAACCTGTCTGCAGATGAAACCCTGCACAAGCCCCTAGTAAAAGAGACCACCATCCTCCCCACCCTGTTCCACAACCTCCTGGAGCCAGAGTACATGTTTGCTGACCGTGTGTGTACAGTCCTCACCAACCTGTCCAGACATGAAGCCACGTGTAAGGAGGTGTTCCGGACGCTGCAGGAGCAGGAGATCAGCCTGGCCAAAATCGTTGAGATCCTCTGCACTGAGGGTTTCAATAAGACAGCTTCTCTTCACTACCTCGGGCCTTTGCTTTCCAACCTCACACAGCTGCCCGAGGCCAGGCAGTTCATCCTGGATAAGGAGAG GTGTGTGATACAGAGACTCCTTCCCTTCACTCAGTATGAGGCTTCAGTCACCAGGCGTGGGGGAGTGGTGGGTACCCTCAGGAACTGCTGCTTCGACCACG CTCATCATGAGTGGTTGCTTAGCGACGCTGTGGACATTCTGCCTTTCCTGCTGTTGCCCCTGGCGGGACCAGAGGAGCTGTCTGAAGAGGAGAATGAAG GTTTGCCGGTGGACCTGCAGTACCTGCCAGAGGACAAAACAAGAGAAGAAGATCCAGACATCCGCAAGATGCTTATTGAGACACTACTGCTG CTTACAGCCACCAAAACTGGACGTCAGATAATGAAGGAGAGGAATGTGTATCCCATCATGCGGGAGTTTCATAAATGGGAGAAGGAGCCGCAAGTGATTTCTGCTTGTGAAAAACTTGTTCAG GTATTGATCGGTGATGAGCCAGAAGCTGGAATGGAAAACCTAATGGAGGTGGACATCCCTGAGGATGTGGAGCAGAAGTTAAAGGACATGGATGCCAAAGAGCAGGAGCAGATCgagaaggagaaacaagagcttctcaaaCAAGAGAAGCATCTGAGCACATCTCCAGAAGGACTGGAACGATAA
- the hgh1 gene encoding protein HGH1 homolog isoform X1 — translation MCVCGVEREQAEHVVWLIIRPSPGLWSLTRLLSKMLSDSEAKELLSFLRPETRADVKGQATEYILGLTGNRDGCHYLRTKPDFLKALLTLTADPSIAIVKDCYHALINLSADETLHKPLVKETTILPTLFHNLLEPEYMFADRVCTVLTNLSRHEATCKEVFRTLQEQEISLAKIVEILCTEGFNKTASLHYLGPLLSNLTQLPEARQFILDKERCVIQRLLPFTQYEASVTRRGGVVGTLRNCCFDHAHHEWLLSDAVDILPFLLLPLAGPEELSEEENEGLPVDLQYLPEDKTREEDPDIRKMLIETLLLLTATKTGRQIMKERNVYPIMREFHKWEKEPQVISACEKLVQVLIGDEPEAGMENLMEVDIPEDVEQKLKDMDAKEQEQIEKEKQELLKQEKHLSTSPEGLER, via the exons GTTGATCATTAGACCTTCTCCAGGCCTTTGGAGTCTAACCCGACTGCTCTCCAAGATGCTGAGCGACAGTGAAGCTAAAGAGCTGCTGTCCTTCCTCCGGCCAGAAACCAGGGCAGATGTTAAGGGCCAGGCAACAGAGTACATCCTCGGCCTGACGGGCAACAGAGATGGCTGCCATTACCTCAGGACCAAACCCGACTTCCTCAAGGCTCTGCTCACTCTGACGGCAGACCCTTCCATCGCCATCGTCAAGGACTGTTACCATGCGCTGATCAACCTGTCTGCAGATGAAACCCTGCACAAGCCCCTAGTAAAAGAGACCACCATCCTCCCCACCCTGTTCCACAACCTCCTGGAGCCAGAGTACATGTTTGCTGACCGTGTGTGTACAGTCCTCACCAACCTGTCCAGACATGAAGCCACGTGTAAGGAGGTGTTCCGGACGCTGCAGGAGCAGGAGATCAGCCTGGCCAAAATCGTTGAGATCCTCTGCACTGAGGGTTTCAATAAGACAGCTTCTCTTCACTACCTCGGGCCTTTGCTTTCCAACCTCACACAGCTGCCCGAGGCCAGGCAGTTCATCCTGGATAAGGAGAG GTGTGTGATACAGAGACTCCTTCCCTTCACTCAGTATGAGGCTTCAGTCACCAGGCGTGGGGGAGTGGTGGGTACCCTCAGGAACTGCTGCTTCGACCACG CTCATCATGAGTGGTTGCTTAGCGACGCTGTGGACATTCTGCCTTTCCTGCTGTTGCCCCTGGCGGGACCAGAGGAGCTGTCTGAAGAGGAGAATGAAG GTTTGCCGGTGGACCTGCAGTACCTGCCAGAGGACAAAACAAGAGAAGAAGATCCAGACATCCGCAAGATGCTTATTGAGACACTACTGCTG CTTACAGCCACCAAAACTGGACGTCAGATAATGAAGGAGAGGAATGTGTATCCCATCATGCGGGAGTTTCATAAATGGGAGAAGGAGCCGCAAGTGATTTCTGCTTGTGAAAAACTTGTTCAG GTATTGATCGGTGATGAGCCAGAAGCTGGAATGGAAAACCTAATGGAGGTGGACATCCCTGAGGATGTGGAGCAGAAGTTAAAGGACATGGATGCCAAAGAGCAGGAGCAGATCgagaaggagaaacaagagcttctcaaaCAAGAGAAGCATCTGAGCACATCTCCAGAAGGACTGGAACGATAA